The Candidatus Binatus sp. genome window below encodes:
- a CDS encoding MotA/TolQ/ExbB proton channel family protein, protein MSGAGGLGVVELVLGTGPVVAVVLWLLVAFSVGSWGIILYKLIEISRARRQSERFIAIFWESKNLAAIHTASVGLKRSPVAQVFRAGYQELLQLTRAKRQAVGAESGFSTDLGGIANVMRAMKRQENVELTKLESGITFLATTGSSCPFIGLFGTVWGIMTAFLGLSASHTSSIQAVAPGIAEALITTAVGLVAAIPAQMFYNYFIARVRVLATEMDNFTAEFLNIAERHFLS, encoded by the coding sequence GTGAGTGGTGCAGGCGGGTTGGGGGTGGTGGAACTGGTGCTGGGCACGGGCCCGGTGGTGGCAGTCGTGTTGTGGCTGCTGGTGGCCTTTTCGGTCGGCAGTTGGGGGATCATCCTTTACAAACTGATTGAGATTTCGCGAGCGCGGCGCCAGTCCGAACGCTTCATCGCGATCTTCTGGGAATCGAAGAACCTCGCCGCGATTCACACCGCGAGCGTCGGGCTCAAGCGCAGCCCGGTCGCGCAGGTTTTCCGCGCCGGCTACCAGGAGCTCCTGCAACTCACCCGCGCCAAGCGCCAAGCGGTCGGAGCGGAAAGCGGCTTCTCGACCGATCTCGGTGGAATCGCCAACGTGATGCGCGCGATGAAGCGCCAGGAAAACGTCGAGCTGACCAAGCTCGAATCCGGCATCACGTTCCTGGCCACCACCGGTTCGTCGTGCCCGTTCATCGGACTGTTCGGCACGGTGTGGGGAATAATGACGGCGTTCCTGGGCCTGTCGGCGTCTCATACCTCGAGTATCCAGGCGGTCGCGCCTGGAATCGCCGAGGCGCTGATCACGACTGCGGTCGGCCTGGTCGCGGCGATCCCGGCGCAGATGTTCTACAACTACTTCATCGCGCGGGTGCGAGTACTGGCGACCGAGATGGATAATTTCACCGCCGAATTTTTGAACATCGCCGAGCGTCATTTCCTTTCGTAG
- a CDS encoding cell envelope integrity protein TolA: MASRDHNGDEQPSRIGYFAAVFVSALGHAALFATVFFIAPRFLHPEETAPPAYTVKIVDNIPAGDLGTHLPRINRHRADEAKQAAPKPEESKIKTEPPKTELALNDDKNALKINVKATDAPTATPTPEPTVEATPEPTIEPTVEPTTAPTIAPTPQPTPAPAKRAKPKPTPDQASRNRPKPESTTAKAKIASTPSVAQQFAKLRRHLLAEHVEELAKNPPEDEDGDDSGAAEANPKGPAGGGPVVASRASEGAGYGVGAGKGSVGILQDPEFIMYYKTVQEQIKKSWTFTGGSNDLTATVNFAIGPDGALTAVKIGTSSNDSAFDDSVIRAIRRAAPFPAPPEKFRDQFSSGIKALFQLGELKS; the protein is encoded by the coding sequence GTGGCATCGCGGGACCATAACGGTGACGAGCAGCCGTCGCGAATCGGGTATTTCGCGGCGGTCTTCGTCTCCGCGCTCGGGCATGCTGCGCTGTTCGCGACGGTGTTCTTCATCGCGCCGCGCTTTTTGCATCCCGAAGAAACCGCGCCGCCCGCATACACGGTGAAAATCGTCGATAACATTCCAGCCGGCGACCTCGGAACGCATCTGCCGCGCATCAATCGGCACCGGGCTGACGAAGCCAAGCAGGCGGCGCCCAAGCCCGAAGAATCGAAGATCAAGACCGAGCCGCCCAAAACAGAACTCGCGCTCAACGACGATAAGAACGCGCTCAAGATAAATGTGAAGGCGACCGACGCTCCGACCGCGACCCCCACGCCCGAGCCAACTGTCGAAGCGACGCCGGAGCCCACTATCGAGCCCACCGTCGAGCCCACGACCGCGCCGACGATTGCGCCAACGCCGCAGCCCACTCCGGCGCCGGCGAAGCGCGCGAAGCCAAAGCCCACGCCCGATCAGGCGTCGCGCAATCGGCCCAAGCCTGAATCGACGACAGCAAAGGCAAAGATCGCATCGACGCCAAGCGTCGCGCAGCAATTTGCGAAACTGAGGCGCCACTTGCTCGCGGAGCATGTCGAGGAGCTGGCGAAGAACCCGCCTGAAGATGAAGATGGCGACGATTCCGGCGCGGCCGAGGCCAATCCCAAGGGTCCGGCCGGCGGAGGACCCGTCGTCGCAAGCCGGGCGAGTGAAGGAGCGGGCTACGGAGTCGGCGCCGGCAAGGGCAGCGTCGGGATTCTACAGGACCCGGAATTTATCATGTACTATAAGACCGTGCAGGAACAGATTAAAAAGTCGTGGACCTTTACCGGCGGGTCGAACGATCTGACCGCGACCGTCAATTTCGCGATCGGCCCCGACGGTGCGCTGACCGCGGTGAAGATAGGCACGAGTTCGAACGACTCGGCGTTCGATGATTCCGTGATTCGCGCGATTCGCCGGGCGGCGCCGTTTCCCGCGCCGCCGGA
- a CDS encoding B12-binding domain-containing radical SAM protein — protein sequence MLVFLIHVRDPQFYAVPADGRAENGNLRIMGFPPIGIMSLSAVLKRAGHECVMFDQANSETPNQVIVEQIRTRRPDLVGLSFLSTTSYPYAKILARQIRAVDSKVRVAIGGVFATLNAPLVKLQCSEVDFVCRGDGEQLILDLVDQLDNPAAVAGLTWARDGQVVNNPDRAVERDLDQWPFPDRESLALDFIESMPLDVPTVLSMDRFTTMQTSRGCPWPCVFCDIPVFNQSKWRSRSPEHVLAEFNHLKEHGYGAVYFVDDHFLLQPKRIEAICKGLIESGPTIHWGCEGRVDSVAQHLFPAMAKANCRTLMFGIESGSQKILDRLKKEQTLKEVETAVTNAKRAGIEIVHGFFTVGNPDETVADLRATFDFAARLPLDTFNFNRLCVYRGTPLWQEYVRRNLVDEARDWFKYFKCSEIDPTCLPGEVINRERSAGFRRIFRYKLLHYPLQTVRLLRRFTRFMPMRDVVYLILKPFFGKPRGPTAAETLSRAVEHAELKDSAAALTQVSDAMFEQAIAESQAQRALIQPGS from the coding sequence ATGCTGGTATTTCTAATCCATGTTCGCGACCCGCAATTTTACGCCGTGCCGGCGGACGGCCGCGCGGAAAACGGCAACCTGCGCATCATGGGGTTCCCGCCGATCGGGATCATGTCGCTCTCCGCGGTGCTCAAACGCGCCGGCCATGAATGCGTGATGTTCGACCAGGCCAACAGCGAGACACCAAACCAGGTCATCGTCGAGCAGATTCGCACGCGGCGGCCCGACCTGGTCGGGTTGAGTTTTCTGAGCACGACCAGTTATCCCTACGCCAAGATTCTCGCCCGCCAGATCCGCGCCGTCGATTCCAAGGTCAGAGTCGCCATCGGCGGCGTCTTCGCGACGCTGAATGCGCCCTTGGTGAAACTGCAATGCAGCGAAGTGGATTTTGTCTGCCGCGGTGACGGTGAGCAGTTAATTCTCGACCTGGTTGACCAGCTCGACAATCCGGCGGCTGTCGCCGGGCTGACCTGGGCGCGAGACGGCCAGGTGGTAAACAATCCGGACCGGGCGGTCGAGCGCGACCTCGACCAGTGGCCTTTTCCGGACCGCGAAAGCCTCGCGCTGGACTTCATCGAGTCGATGCCGCTGGATGTGCCCACGGTTCTGTCAATGGACCGCTTCACCACGATGCAGACGTCGCGCGGATGCCCGTGGCCCTGCGTTTTCTGCGACATTCCGGTCTTCAACCAGAGCAAGTGGCGCTCGCGCAGCCCTGAGCACGTGCTCGCGGAATTCAATCATCTGAAGGAACACGGCTACGGTGCGGTGTACTTTGTCGACGATCATTTCCTGCTGCAACCCAAGCGGATCGAAGCCATCTGCAAAGGGCTAATCGAGAGCGGTCCGACCATCCACTGGGGATGCGAGGGCAGGGTCGATTCGGTTGCCCAACATCTGTTTCCGGCGATGGCAAAGGCCAATTGCCGCACTCTGATGTTCGGGATCGAGAGCGGCAGCCAGAAGATCCTGGACCGGCTCAAGAAGGAGCAGACGCTTAAGGAAGTTGAGACCGCGGTCACCAACGCCAAGCGGGCGGGAATCGAAATCGTGCACGGCTTCTTCACGGTCGGCAACCCCGACGAGACCGTGGCCGACCTGAGGGCGACATTTGATTTTGCCGCGCGGCTGCCGCTCGACACGTTCAACTTCAACCGCCTATGCGTCTATCGCGGCACCCCGTTGTGGCAGGAATATGTCCGCCGCAACCTGGTTGACGAGGCCCGAGACTGGTTCAAGTATTTCAAGTGTTCCGAGATCGATCCGACCTGCCTGCCGGGCGAGGTGATCAACCGCGAGCGCAGCGCGGGTTTCCGCAGGATATTCCGTTACAAGCTGCTTCATTATCCGCTGCAGACGGTTCGGCTACTGCGCCGTTTCACGCGCTTCATGCCGATGCGCGACGTGGTTTACCTGATACTCAAGCCCTTTTTCGGCAAGCCGCGCGGACCCACGGCGGCTGAGACCCTTTCGCGCGCCGTCGAGCATGCGGAGCTTAAGGACTCGGCCGCGGCCCTCACCCAGGTCAGCGACGCGATGTTCGAGCAGGCGATTGCCGAGTCCCAGGCCCAACGGGCCCTAATTCAGCCCGGGTCATGA
- the tolR gene encoding protein TolR yields the protein MAFDPGQRGQMVSQINVTPLVDVMLVLLVIFMVTAPIIQQGVEVTLPSVKAEALPGKEEQFVVSITRDSQIYLNDAKLSADDLTGKLKAIAQERPDRQVFIRADDRVPYGEVIRTMAAIKAAGIENVGMVTEMPAASGTDAGAK from the coding sequence ATGGCATTCGATCCAGGACAGCGCGGGCAGATGGTTTCCCAGATCAACGTCACCCCGCTGGTGGACGTGATGCTGGTGCTGCTGGTCATCTTCATGGTCACGGCGCCGATTATTCAGCAGGGCGTCGAGGTCACGCTGCCCAGCGTCAAGGCCGAGGCGCTGCCCGGCAAGGAAGAGCAGTTCGTCGTGTCGATCACCCGCGACAGCCAGATTTATCTCAATGACGCGAAGCTCTCGGCGGATGACCTGACCGGCAAGCTGAAGGCGATTGCGCAGGAGCGTCCCGACCGCCAGGTTTTCATCCGCGCCGACGACCGGGTGCCCTACGGCGAGGTGATTCGCACGATGGCAGCGATTAAGGCCGCAGGAATCGAAAACGTCGGGATGGTGACGGAGATGCCGGCGGCCAGCGGCACCGACGCGGGCGCGAAGTGA